Within Corynebacterium jeddahense, the genomic segment TGGCTCAACGCCCGCGCCGCCTTCACGGTCGCTTGGCTGTAGGCCAGGTCCTGGATCGCGACCAGGAGCTTCGTTTCTTTACTGGGCATCGAACACCTTCCCCCAGTTCTCGCGGTTGGATAGCTCCGGGCGCGCCTCACGGTAGGTGCGCTTGAGTTCGGGCCAGCGTTGCTGGATCTGTTCGCGGAGCTGTTTCTGTTCGTTGGCCAGGTCGTCGGCAAGCTGCTTGTTCCTCTTGCGGAAGGCCACGCCCGTGCCGCCGGCTGTAGACACCGTCGCCGAGTCGAGGCGGGCGAGTGTGAACCAGCGCGCCTCCTCCGCGGTGAGGTTGAGTTGCGGGGCGTCCCAGTGGCCTTTGTCCTCAGGCTTGGTCAGGTGCAGCAGCGCCTTGGCCGCCCACGGCAGCTTCTTCACCTTGGCCAAGCGCCCGCCGATCTTCTTCGTGGGCACGCCCGGCGCGCCCGTGGCCGCGGGCAGGTCGGCGGCCGAGGGCACGATCTGCGCGTCCGAGTAGTTGGAGCGGATGCCCTGGATTCGCGGCAGCGAGGATTCGAGGATGTCGAAAAGCTGGTCGGGGCCGGCGAGGAAGTCGCGCATCGCCTCGTTTTGAATCGCGATTGTGGAGTACTCCATGCACATGTAGTGCTTGTGCGTGGACTTTCGCATGTTCTTCAGCATCGCCTCCGGGTTCTCGGGCCCATAGATCGCCGCGACGATCAGACGGTTGCGCATGTGGTAGTAGGCCTGCCAATCGATCGCGTCGTCCTTGTCCGCCCATGCCATGTGCCAAATGGCCACGCCGGGCCAGGTGACCGTCGGGAAGCCTGCTTCCTCTGCGCGGAAGGCGTACTCGTTGTCGTCCCACTTGATAAACAGGGGCAGCGGCAACCCGATCCGCTCCGCCACCACGCGCGGGATGAGGTCCATCCACCATCCGTTGTAATTCACGTCGATGCGGCGGTGCAGCGGGCGCGAGGTGGTCTTCCTCGGGTCCAGGTCCTCCTCGTCCGTGCCCACGTAGCCGAGCGGGTACTTGGCAAAATCGTGATCGTACACCGCGTGCTCGGCGGCGCGGAACATGAAGATGTCCTTGTCCACCGTCTCACCCGTCGTCCGCAGCTGCGAGCGATCCTGCAGGTTGAGCATCTGCCCGCCGACCAGGAAAGGCGACTTCGCGTACCGGGCCACCTGCACCGCACTGGCGATGGAGTCCGGCTCGATGGCGATGTCGTCGTCCATGTACAAGATGAACGGCGCGTCGGTGCTGCTGAGGGCCTCGTACATAATGCGTGCGTACCCACCCGAGCCGCCCAGGTTGCCCTGCGGGAAGATGGTCAGCTTGCCGCCCAAGTTCTTCTCGGCCTCGGCGAAATCGGGCTCATCCGCCGGGTGCTGGTTGCCCTGGTCCGGCATGAGCACATCCGTGATGCACTCGGCCACGAACGGGTCCTCCGCCAGCGCGTGCAGCGCGTTGACGGCGTCGCGCGGCCGGTTGAACGTCGGAATGCCGACGGCGACGTGTTTGGGCTGCGGGGGGACGACGGAGCCGTCGGCAAGCAATTGCTTCTTGGGCGCGTGCGGGGCGACCCACGCGGCCTGCGAGACGGTGGTGTCCTCGTCCGCGGTGAGGTCGAACCAGAGCCAGCCGCCGTCCTCGAAGTTCGCGAGCTTCAGCGGGATTTCCGTGTACCCGCTGGCGTCGACGTTGGTCACGCTGATGCGGGTGCCGTCGTACTTCGAGCGGTACACGGACACGGTGGCGCGGCCGGTGACGTCGAGCGCGAGGATGACCTCGTCGAGCTGCGACCAGCGGCGCCAGTAGCTCGCCGGGAACGCGTTGAAGTATGTTTCGAAACTCACCTCTTGGCCCGCCGGGACCGTGAACTGCGTGCGGGTGTCCCAGCCCAGGCGCTGCGTGTTCTGCTCCGGCTCGATGAGGTAGAGCATGCGCACATCGCGCG encodes:
- a CDS encoding glycosyltransferase, whose translation is MPKKGEPRDVRMLYLIEPEQNTQRLGWDTRTQFTVPAGQEVSFETYFNAFPASYWRRWSQLDEVILALDVTGRATVSVYRSKYDGTRISVTNVDASGYTEIPLKLANFEDGGWLWFDLTADEDTTVSQAAWVAPHAPKKQLLADGSVVPPQPKHVAVGIPTFNRPRDAVNALHALAEDPFVAECITDVLMPDQGNQHPADEPDFAEAEKNLGGKLTIFPQGNLGGSGGYARIMYEALSSTDAPFILYMDDDIAIEPDSIASAVQVARYAKSPFLVGGQMLNLQDRSQLRTTGETVDKDIFMFRAAEHAVYDHDFAKYPLGYVGTDEEDLDPRKTTSRPLHRRIDVNYNGWWMDLIPRVVAERIGLPLPLFIKWDDNEYAFRAEEAGFPTVTWPGVAIWHMAWADKDDAIDWQAYYHMRNRLIVAAIYGPENPEAMLKNMRKSTHKHYMCMEYSTIAIQNEAMRDFLAGPDQLFDILESSLPRIQGIRSNYSDAQIVPSAADLPAATGAPGVPTKKIGGRLAKVKKLPWAAKALLHLTKPEDKGHWDAPQLNLTAEEARWFTLARLDSATVSTAGGTGVAFRKRNKQLADDLANEQKQLREQIQQRWPELKRTYREARPELSNRENWGKVFDAQ